CAGGACTCTATGCACTCCACGCCCAATATTACGGATCTCGATTTCGGCAGATCGCGAAGCAACCGCAAATGACTGCGTTGCGCCTGACTAAATGCATGAAAGTCCCCGCCAAGAACAATCTGGGTCTCCGTCAGCCTGGCAGACAGCTCTTCATCGTTTCCACACAGCTGCCAACGACCATCGAACTCCCTCTTGTATTCCCGGGCATAACCAAAGACATCTCGGGGTTGGGGACCAAGGCGCATGGCCACCTGGGCCTTCAGCTGCTGGAGGAGTCTCTGCCGCGTCAGCAGCCATTGCCGGCTGTCAAATCCCACCGATTTCTCCCCCGTCCCAAGCGGAAAATTATTTCAACAACAATTCTCAGTCCTTACTTAACTTTCCCAAACCCAAATATTGAAATCAAGGACGCAGAAAGGTTTGCGGGCAAAAAGAATTTCAGGTTAAATGACCTGCGATGGTGGAGAGACATCCAGGAGGCGACACATGAATTGGAAAATCCGAATTGCCTTGTTGAGTATATTGGTGGCTGTTGGCGCCCATATGTACCTCAGCTTTCATTATTACCCCCTCCACCTGGGCTTTGCCGAAGGTGAGGCGATTTGCTCCTTTTCTGAAAAATTCAATTGCGACGCGGTTAGCGCCTCCCGTTTTTCGGCCCTTTTTGGAGTGCCAATGGCGGTCTGGGGCGCCGCCACCAACCTAGTCCTCCTTCTGATGCTCCTAGTCTACGGTTTCGGGATGACAGAAAATCTGGGGCGCCAGCTGAGAATCACCGTCCTTCTCTCGGGCTTTGTCGCCCTCACTTCCCTGGTCATGGGCTCGATATCGATGTTTTACCTGGGCACCTATTGCCCCTTTTGCATAGTGGCCTACATCACCTCATTCATCACTTTCGAGGCCCTGCGCCGCAATCAAACGGAACCCTTCTTCTCTCATATAGGATCAGACATCAAAAGCGCCTTTGGCGAAAACAAATCCTTCCTCGGCTATGCGGCCGGAATCCCCTTGTTGGCAGTGTTTTCCCACTTCTCCATCATCCAGCACTACGGCGCTGAAAATCTGGACAAGGTGGTAAGGGCTTCTATCCTCGACTGGCAAGCCAATACGTCGGCAAATTTTGATTTAAATCCGTTGCTGGCCAAGGGAGCAGATGCCGACAAGGCGAAAATGACGATTGTGGAGTTTGCTGACTTCCGCTGCGGCCACTGCAGGAAAGCTGCTTTGCCTCTCAAGGCCTTTGTTCGTTCCAAGACCGATGTTCGTTTACAGTTCTATGTGTTCCCTCTGGACGGGGCCTGCAATGAGGCCATTTCAAGAGCCGACGGCGGATCCTGTCGTCTCGCCAAGGCCGTGATGTGTGCGGAAAAAACCGGACAGGGCTGGGCTCTCCATGATGAGATTTTTGGCAATCAGGAAACTCTCAACCGCAAACACTCGGTGGATGAGCTCGATTGGGAGCTTAAAGAGTACACCAAAAAATTAGGTCTTAACTTTGATGAACTCAAGGCCTGTATGGAGTCTGCCGAAGTCCATGAACAGATTCTGGCCCAAGCCAAATTGGGAGAAGTGGCTAAGGTCGAAGGCACCCCAACTATATATGTTAATGGTCGCAAACTGCCCCGCGGGCAGTTGATTCCCGTCCTGGAGGGAACCCACAAAAATATTCTGAGTGGCACGGCCTCACGATAGTGTTACCGCCGATTATTGGCTACCACGATTGCCAGAAGCTGGAACTCCATCTGTTGGATTCGAGCAGGATGCCTGACCGCGATTGAGACCGTGGTAGTAGCCCTTTACAAAGCTCTCCTGACGAGTGCCGATGAACAGGCACATTTCATCACATAATTGACCAGACGGCTGGGTGGTCTTCTTCCCATTGCAAAGGGACTGGCACTTATCCTTTTGCGCTCCCAATAATTCAAGCTCTTGCTGAAGTGTCGCGACTGGTTTTTTGCACGACTGAAGAAGCTCCTCTTGCTGGGCCTGAGCCAGGGTGTTGACTTTTAGATACTCGGACCAAAACACCGTACAAGCACCGGATGCAGCCCAGCTCTGTCCAGCCAAAAAAAGAGTGAGAAAAACAAAGGCGGTAAAAATCCATTTCATCACGGGCTCCTCTCCATAAGAACCTTCCGTACCAACCTTTCTTACATCAAAAGCCATGCCGTTCCAGTTGACCTAAGCCCTTGGGAATAGGACCTCTCAAAGGGATTTGGGCTCCCCTTCCGACCTCCCTATATTCACCTGACTAAAGATTGAACAGAGCTGCTCCACCCTGATTAAAAGAGACTCACCAACCAGCTGGCACCGTCAGTGAGCAGCTTATTGACGACGATCACGAAGGAACTCGCCATGCCACCAGTGAGATCCAGAAAAAAGGCGACACCAACAACGGCCAGCACACATTGAAACAAGGTGCGTATAAACCAAACGGTTGAACGCATATCATCCATGCGCACTTCGCGTTCAACCATTTCGATTTGCTTCAGGTAGTCCTTGAGCTCGTCAAAGTGCTCGATCACTTTGTCATGGAGTTCTTGCTGTTTGGAGATACTCAGGGTTTGCAAGCCAGGGAAGTTGCGCTTCGTTCTGATGGCGCCAATTAGATCTTTGCAGTGTTCCTGGTAGCGCTCACAGCGTGATTGAAAGTTGGGAAACTTCGCCCTAAACCTGAGGTAGTCTTCAACCTCTTCCTGGGCCAGGTCATATTCACCTTCCGTCACCAACTTTAAGACCATCCGCCGAAGACTAGAATGCCCTCCACCGCTGGAAACCCGCGCCTGGAGTTCTTTTTTGAGCTCCTCTTCATGGGTGGCTAAGCGATCTGCCTCCATTCTTTCGTAATCTATTGCTGGTAACGACGCCATAGAGGCTTTTCGGCTATCCGCGTTCCAGACCTTAGTATTTACGCACCAGGCCAACAAGACTAAGGCCCTCATTTTGACAAGCTTTGTCTTCTAATGAAACAATAGTTTCAGGACTTTGGCTGCCGCAAGGAGTGGGCAATGATGATGGAAGAAGGATCTTTCCAGCCGCAAATCACCTACGACTTCGTAGGTGACGAAAACCAAAAACACCGATCCGAGGACAAAGCGAGTCTCACCGCTGAAGAGGTGACAAAGGTTCCGATCCCGACGGAACTACCTCACCGCCCGGATTTATCGGCCCTACCTGAGCACATTCAGCGCTCCGCTGCGGTCGAATCCCTGCTGCAACAAAACGAAGACCTCATGGCTCGCCTGGCAGTGGCCATTCGTCGCAGCTCTTTGATTGAAGAAAAGCTCGGCAAATATGAAGCGGCAGTACAACAGCTCAAGGACCGCAATGAAGTCCTTGCCGACCAACTTCTTGTCTTTCGCGAAAAAGACCGTGTTCAGGGCTTGAGCCGAAGTCAGTACGAAAAACAAATCAGGGAATATAAAGAGAAGGTGGCTCTGTTGGAAGTCCAATACGCGGAGTACTTCGCCACCTCCAAGGAAAGACAACGCCGTCTCTCTTCAAGCGTGGATCAGCTGTCTCGTCGTCTGGGGCGTTATCTTCGCTACCGGAGCCAGATGCAAAGGGCGACTAAGAAAATGCGGCGCGAGCTACGAGAACAGGTTCAAGGCTTAACCACTGAAAACGAGGTTCTCCTTCAACGCCTCCAGCAAGAAGAAGATCGCCTGTTTACCTTGCGAGAAAAGTTGAGTGAAACCGTTGATCACATTCAGCGTCAGGCCCAAGAGTCTGAAGCGAACCAACGGCAGCTGGTTGAAAGCTACGAAGCTCAATTTGGTCAATTAAAGGAACAGCTTAAGGAAAATCAGGACCGTGTTCTCGACTTGGAAGGCCAGCTTAAGGATTACGAAGCTCTGTATGAAGAGAAAATTAGTCTGGAAAATAAACTCGTCGCTGCCAACAGGGCCGTGGAGACTACTGAAAATGGGTTTAATGAGGAAGTCCGTCGACTACAGGTCGAGCTGGCTGATTTCCGCCGTGAAGCCAAGGAGAAGTCACTGGAGGTAGCCCGTCTGACTGACCAAAATCTCCAGGAAATTGCCGAGCTTGAAGACCTGCGCCTAGCTAAGTCCCGCCTTGAGGACCAGGTGGAAAGCCTTCAGTGCCTGTGGCGTGACGCCAACAATCAGCTGGAGATTCAATCGGAGAAAAACCGTTCTCTCCAGAAGCTCAACCAACAGCTGAGCACCTCACTTAATGAGAGACGCAAAGAGGTGGAGGCCCTGCGCGGCCAAATGGACAGCCATGGTTTTAGGGCTTCCGATAAGATTCGCGAGCTTGAGGGGCAGGTAAAGACCCTGGCTGAAACCAACGTCAAGCTACAAGAGGATCAGGACAGTAGCCGCGAAAAGGACCTCCACGCCCGGCGCGAAGCCATTTCCCGGATTGAAAATCTAATTGCGGAAATTCAGTCTGGATTTTCCATGAAAGCGGGCGAGGACTCAGCCCCTGAATGCGCCGATGTGCCTCCTGAACTCCCATCAGGACCACCCTCACTGTAGGTTCTTTGCTCGCCCTGATGGCTTGCTGATGGAGTAGACACCTCTTCCGCTGGCGGAGGAGGTGGTGCCTGCGGATAGACAAAGGCTTCTCCCGTTACAGAGCTAGGTGGGGCCGCCTGCTGATTGGATGGCGCTGATGCCCCCGAATTGAAGTAACTGCGAAATCCACCTGGCGCCTGGTGCTGTTCGACCTGGATTTGTGGCGGCCGAAAAGCCAATTGAGCCCGATAGATGTCTTCGTGAATCTCAATGTCCTGGGCCAATGTTGCGGAAAATATCCTGCGGAATTCCGAACTCACATGACAGAACTTTACTGCCTTGGTGGTTCTTTTAGCAAGGTCTCTCATGGAATCGACAAAGGTGGTAATGCCGTTAGAGCCAACAAAGCTTAGATCCCTCATATTGAAGATCACTTCGTAGTTCCGCAGATGGTCGAGGCAGTTTACAAAGGTTTCGATAGTTTCCAAATCAATGCGACCTCTGAGGTGAACCACCATCATGGCCTCACCCACTTCCTCAAACTTTGCCTCCATCAGAGCCTCCCGAAATGTCAGATCTAGAATCATTATAAAGCGGTCTTTCTGGCTTTTCTGCGTCCAGCCAGCTGATCCTACAAAATCTAGCCCTAAGCCGTGAGAGCATTGATCCCATTGGCAACAAACTCTACACTTTTCAAAGACCTGCATATTTGATCAACACAACGGAAGACCTGTATGAAGCGCCTTTGGACGTGGTTGAGTTACTTTTTTTCCCATTACACTCTCGGCCTGGTCATCACCTTTAGCTATGTGTTTATTGCCTTCAATTACTACAACGCCACTCACCTGAAGGAAGGCGAGAGAGTTGATAATTTTTTGATTAAGACCCTGCAGGTCATCCATCAAAAAACCGTCGACTTCAGACTCCAAAACCGTGGACCCCGAGAAAGCTCAAAAGACGTGGCTCTCCTCACGGTCGATGAACAGGCGGTTCTCTCCATCGGCCGCTGGCCCTGGCCCCGGGAAATCATCGGGCAGGTGATTGACAAGGCCGTCTCACTGGGCGCCAAAGTGGTCGCCTTTGATGCCGTGTTTTCAGAGGAGTCCACCCATCCCACCAAGGATCTCTACCTCAAGATCAAGGAACTTCCTGGCTTTTCTCCCCAACTGGATCAAACCTTCCGAACAGAGATGGCTCGACTGGACTCAGACCAGCGTTTTGCTGACACTCTTAAACGCAACAATAAAAAAGTTGTCATGGGGAGTTTCTCCGAACGCGAAAACGCTCCCATGCTGCATGTTGGATATCTTAATCGTTGTTACAATTTCATCTATGAGCTTTCCGAGCCATTTTCCATTTGGGAAAATGAAGACTCCTTTTTGGCTGTGGTGGACCAGCATGACATCTATATGCCAGAAATTATGGGCGAAGCCTATAAGGGGCACTTGGGTGAAATCGCCCTGGCCGTCCGGGAGAACAGCCCCAAACCCCGCAGTCAAAAGGAACGCATCGATCTCCAGGCGCGGATCCGCGAAGCCCAGGAGGAGTACTGCCAAACCTGGCTTTCTGCAAAGGACGACGAACTCTACCCCACGATACAGGAGTCATGGCCTCACATTAAGGCCGACGAAGACACCGAGACCTTTCCTTTCAACACCTTCGACGATTTCGTCGCCTCATTTAAATCCCGCTTCCTGAATAACCTCATCCCCTACGCCGATAACTGGGTGATGAACACCGATACCATTTCAGCCAGCGCGAAACACACGGGCTACTTTAATGCTCAGTTGGACGAAGATGGTTCCATTCGCCGAAGCCTTCTCATCTACCGCACTGGCAGCCACTACATGCCCTCCATTGCCCTAAAGTCATTCCTGGTGGCAAATGGCTATAACGCCCAGATCGAATTGGCCGAAGATGCAAAGTACGCGGCAAAGGGGATAAAAAAGTTCACCATTACTAACGACAATGGAGAACCGGTCTTCGACGTTCCGGTTGATCCTCAGGGACGGCTGATGATCAATTACGCCGGTCCACAAAAAATGTTCCCTTACATGAGTGTCGCCGAGCTTCTATCTGACAGCCCATCGGCCAAAGTCACCCAAACAGTCTGGAACCGCGAAACAAAGCGATGGGATAGGGAGCAAAGCCTCAAGGTCAACAAGGCAGAATGGATTAAGGACAAGATCTTTGTCTTTGGAGCCACGGCAATTGGCATTTTTGACCTTCGAGTCACCCCCTTCGATGAAAACTACCCGGGAGCTGAAACTCATGCCAACGTGATCGACAATCTGGTGCGCAGGGATTTTCTCCGCCCTCATCCAGATGAGGACATTCGCATGCCATTGGTGCTTTTGGCCCTGGGAATTGTTCTGTCCATTGCCATCGCACAGCTGGGGGCCCTGTGGGGACTGCTCCTCACCACCCTGACCATGGTGGCGATATTCTTGTTTGACAAGCACTACCTCTTTGCCAATGGCTTTGTCGTCACAATTATCCACCCTATTCTTCTAGTTTTGACCCTCTATGTTTCTCTCACCTTCTACAAATACTTCACTGAAGAGAGGAATAAACGTGAATTACGCAGCACCTTCCAAAAGTACGTCTCACCTGCTATTGTGGAAGAGATTCTCTCTGACCCCGACAACATTGAGCTCGGTGGTCGCAAAGTCACAATGACCGTCTTTTTCTCCGACATTCGCGGATTCACCACCATTTCGGAGAAGCTGGATCCTCGGGCCTTGAGCGATCTCCTCAACAGCTACCTGACTCCCATGACTGAAATCGTCTTCAAAAACCGTGGCACACTCGACAAGTACATGGGCGATGCCATTATGGCCTTCTTTGGCGCCCCCATCTATTACCCTGACCATGCCAAGTACGGTTGTCGGGCGGCCCTGCAACAACTCGAAACACTTAAAGTGTTACAGGAGGAATATCGGCAAAAAGGCCTTCCCCCCATCGATATTGGAATTGGACTCAATACTGGTGAAATGAGCGTTGGCAACATGGGCTCGGAGACTGTCCGCAGCTACACAGTCATGGGAGACGCGGTAAATTTGGGATCTCGCCTTGAGGGCATTAACAAACAATACGGCACACGCATTATTATATCTGAATTCACCTACCAGGATGTCAAAGACGACTTCACCTGCCGTGAGATTGATTGGGTGCGAGTAAAAGGTAAGGTCTTGCCGGTCAAAATCTATGAGTTGATTTGTGAAAAGGCCCCTCCGGAAAAAGTGCGTGAAATGCTTAGATGGTTTGATGAAGGCTATGCCTATTACCACGAAATGGCCTGGGCTGCGGCCATCAAGTCCTTCAGCCAGGCACTCAACATCAATCCTGCCGATCCGGTTTCCCAGTTGTATCTGGAAAGATCAACGGACTACCACAACAATCCTCCCGCCTCTGACTGGGACGGGGTTTTTATTATGACCACTAAGTAGACCCATCCTAGATAGCGGCACTCACCGTAATCGGAAAGCGAAAGTGGAGCATTCCGTAAACCCCTTTAAAATTCCATACGTCCTGTTGGTTAAAAAACTCCTGAGGAATGTAGGCGTCACCCTTCACGCCAGCCTCAAACAATAGGTACTTGGTAAACACTGGAAACCGAATGCCCAAGCCGCCGCGCAGTCCAGGGCGAATAAAATGAACGCTTTGCTTGTCCTCAGGCAGACGATCATCCCGATAATAGAGATAGGTTAAAACAATGCCGCCGTTGATGACAAATTTGAAGGATGGCCAACCCAGCATAATGGTGGGCACCAGCCCCCAAGTGACTCCGTAGGCTTCTCGATGATCGTGCAAGGGCTGGATGTAAAGGGATTTAGGGATGAGCAGATGGGAAACACTCACCTCATTGAGCTTTGAAGCCGCCTTGCGGAACTTGGGCGGAACCCGATCTTTAAACCGATCCAATACCTCGCGCTCCGCCACCGCCGACAGGTTTAACTCTGTTCCAAATATCAGACCATCATGATCGCCATAGAGCTCAGCCAACTTGTATTGACTGAGTCCAAAACCCACATTGACCAACAGCGGGATGTCTTGCTTCTGTCTTTTTGTCTTTTGCTGACGGCCAGACGACATCCCAGTGGGAGCAGTTAGGGTTTGCGTTTTGTCACCTGTCGGATTTTGGCCTTCCTCGATCTGAGCCAGGGCCCCGATGGTCATCGGGGCCAAGGACAACACTCCAACGAACTTTAAACGGACGATAATTCTAATCCAGGCCATGAAGATACCCCTTTGCCGTCACATCTACCCACGATCAGAAGGTTTGCCTATTGGGCAGCTTCATCCTGATTGGGGTAGCAGTAGCTGTAGTAAGTTTCCCGGTCATCATCTTCGTCTTCACGCTCAGTGACTTCAACCACTTTTGCCACCAATGTGTCTTCTTTTTTGCGCACATAGGCGGTAAGGGTGTGATTCTCGGACATGTTGTGGGTGATAACAAAATCACGAATGGTTACATCATTGGTGACGGCCTCAAACTGACGGATATCTGCATTGCGCCCGAAGATGGCCTTTGTCACTTTGCGCTCTGGGAACAATGGCCCACGAGCGGCATAGGTCTTTTGGAACTTATTAAGCCGAGTATAGGCGAACTCATCCGGCCGAAACTCTTTGATTTCGATACACAGACGCTCTTTGGGCTGCCCCGGAAAATCAAAGTCGGTAACCTCGGGAATTTCCCGTGCTGACCTATAATAGTCTTTCACCAAATCAAACATGGTTTCGGCCTGCGCATCCGCGAAGACCAGGCTCATCGCCATCATCATTCCTACCAATGTAAAAACCTTTTTCATCTTTGCTCTCCCTTTAGTCTTCATCATCATGTTGGGTCCCGTGCCACTTCATATTCACTTCAAGTGGATAATCGTAGCCGGGCTTGGTCTGGCGAATGGTTTCAAGCTCCTTACAGGTGGGCGGCCCCAGTTCTTTAACTGGAGTGCTGGTCACCTCCCCACGACGGTTAAAACCCTTCAACTGAAAGTAGTAATTGATCCCGCGAATAAGGGGACCCAATTCAATTGATGTGGCCGGGACATTTACTTCTTCCACAAAGGCGAGCTGGTCCTTTTTGTAACCCCAGTCCAGTTGCACGTGCTGAATGCTATGAGCCGGTGCATCCTCCAAACTCCAATTCACCTTAATGCTAATGTCTTCAAAACAGGGTCCGACCGGCTTCTCCTCGGCCGGAGGCGGCGCTGCTCCATTGTCCTTGTCTTTTCCACAGCCAATTCCAGCCCCCGCGAGAGCCATGGCCGCCAGGAATAAAATAGTTTTCTTCACTCAATCCCCCTTTGTCTTCCTAAGGATTTCCTCAGTCTGGCCATCACCTCTTGGTAGACGACGGGCCGAGACTTCCCTGCCTTTTGTTTCATCGGTCGCTGGCTTAATGGGACCACCCTGACCTGGTTTTTGCCAAAAACGATTTTCCCTTCTCTGTTAATCAGCACCTCCGTCAATGGTTCCACCCCTTTTTCAATCAAAGAGCGGCAATTCAGAACATCCAATGACACTTCATTGGAGTAATCAGACTCGCCGTTGGTGTATGTGGCGGTAACACCAAAGAACCAAAACAACCCTCGCTGGACAGGAAAGTGCGTGGTGGTGTTCGTCGGTCCCTGAACCTCGACACTGTGGGAATAGGGCACATCCTGCCGGGAGTTGTTGCCGTAATAAACGGTAAAATTGACCGGCTGATGATCTCCCTGAATAGCGTCCCAAGCCAGACCAATATTGAACTCCGGTCCGCAGGGTCCGTCACCGGGATCACTGGGATTCGCCGGCTGCTGGGCTTCAGGAGACGAGGCCCGAAATCCCTTCTTTTTGCTACACCCACTTAAAACAAACGACGTCAGCGCCAGGCAGACTGCCCAGCAATATATAGAATACCTCAAGTTCTTCCCCCCTATGGAAGACTGGAACAAACCCTCGCCGAGGGCACATGTCACTCAGTTTGTGGAAAATGAAATTTCCCTATGTCCAGGAGAGCTCCAGCGGGCAAATTATTTCTCTAATACTGCCCGCAATTGCCAAATATTCGCCGCGTTATCTTCTCGCCAGATCTGATCTGCCACAGGCCACGACTCACAAGGTAAGCAGGGTCAAATTGACAACTGAAGCCAGCCCAAGGTCTAATAAGTGCAGTCAACACACAGCCTTCCTGTAGGATGCAGGGAGTCGATCGGGGATGAGAACTCACTTCATGCGGCCACTACTCAGGGAATTATTCGCCCCAGGATGGGCTTCGAGACTTCGGGAAATGGCATTCCTGTGCCTCTTCCTTGCCGCTCTCCAAGCATTTGATGTGGCCCAAGCTCAAACCTCCTTAGAAGGCATTTCAATTAATGCCAACAAAATGAGCCGGGACACGGCCCACAACACGATTGAGTTGTCCGGCAACGTCCAGGTGATTTTTCAAGGCCAACATCTGTCCTGTGATAAAGCGACCATTAACCTGAAAACACGGGAGGTGGAGGCTGAAGGCCATGTGGTTTTGCAAAACCCCAAAGTCTATTCCGAAGGCTCCCGACTCAAGCTCAACTATGACACCAACCTCGGAACTCTTTACGAGGGATTTGTCAAAGCTGGCCAGGTCATTTTCGAAGGGGAAGTCATCGAGAAAACCGGTGAGGACGAGTACGTGGCGGAAAAGGCCTACTACTCAGCTTGTGCCACCTGCCCGCCGGCCTGGAGCTTTACCGGGTCTAAGATCAAAGCTGAAATTGGCGGATACGCTTACATTGACTATCCGATTTTGCGCATCGCCGATGTGCCAATCTT
This is a stretch of genomic DNA from Pseudobdellovibrionaceae bacterium. It encodes these proteins:
- a CDS encoding thioredoxin domain-containing protein; its protein translation is MNWKIRIALLSILVAVGAHMYLSFHYYPLHLGFAEGEAICSFSEKFNCDAVSASRFSALFGVPMAVWGAATNLVLLLMLLVYGFGMTENLGRQLRITVLLSGFVALTSLVMGSISMFYLGTYCPFCIVAYITSFITFEALRRNQTEPFFSHIGSDIKSAFGENKSFLGYAAGIPLLAVFSHFSIIQHYGAENLDKVVRASILDWQANTSANFDLNPLLAKGADADKAKMTIVEFADFRCGHCRKAALPLKAFVRSKTDVRLQFYVFPLDGACNEAISRADGGSCRLAKAVMCAEKTGQGWALHDEIFGNQETLNRKHSVDELDWELKEYTKKLGLNFDELKACMESAEVHEQILAQAKLGEVAKVEGTPTIYVNGRKLPRGQLIPVLEGTHKNILSGTASR
- a CDS encoding STAS domain-containing protein, with the translated sequence MEAKFEEVGEAMMVVHLRGRIDLETIETFVNCLDHLRNYEVIFNMRDLSFVGSNGITTFVDSMRDLAKRTTKAVKFCHVSSEFRRIFSATLAQDIEIHEDIYRAQLAFRPPQIQVEQHQAPGGFRSYFNSGASAPSNQQAAPPSSVTGEAFVYPQAPPPPPAEEVSTPSASHQGEQRTYSEGGPDGSSGGTSAHSGAESSPAFMENPD
- a CDS encoding adenylate/guanylate cyclase domain-containing protein, translating into MKRLWTWLSYFFSHYTLGLVITFSYVFIAFNYYNATHLKEGERVDNFLIKTLQVIHQKTVDFRLQNRGPRESSKDVALLTVDEQAVLSIGRWPWPREIIGQVIDKAVSLGAKVVAFDAVFSEESTHPTKDLYLKIKELPGFSPQLDQTFRTEMARLDSDQRFADTLKRNNKKVVMGSFSERENAPMLHVGYLNRCYNFIYELSEPFSIWENEDSFLAVVDQHDIYMPEIMGEAYKGHLGEIALAVRENSPKPRSQKERIDLQARIREAQEEYCQTWLSAKDDELYPTIQESWPHIKADEDTETFPFNTFDDFVASFKSRFLNNLIPYADNWVMNTDTISASAKHTGYFNAQLDEDGSIRRSLLIYRTGSHYMPSIALKSFLVANGYNAQIELAEDAKYAAKGIKKFTITNDNGEPVFDVPVDPQGRLMINYAGPQKMFPYMSVAELLSDSPSAKVTQTVWNRETKRWDREQSLKVNKAEWIKDKIFVFGATAIGIFDLRVTPFDENYPGAETHANVIDNLVRRDFLRPHPDEDIRMPLVLLALGIVLSIAIAQLGALWGLLLTTLTMVAIFLFDKHYLFANGFVVTIIHPILLVLTLYVSLTFYKYFTEERNKRELRSTFQKYVSPAIVEEILSDPDNIELGGRKVTMTVFFSDIRGFTTISEKLDPRALSDLLNSYLTPMTEIVFKNRGTLDKYMGDAIMAFFGAPIYYPDHAKYGCRAALQQLETLKVLQEEYRQKGLPPIDIGIGLNTGEMSVGNMGSETVRSYTVMGDAVNLGSRLEGINKQYGTRIIISEFTYQDVKDDFTCREIDWVRVKGKVLPVKIYELICEKAPPEKVREMLRWFDEGYAYYHEMAWAAAIKSFSQALNINPADPVSQLYLERSTDYHNNPPASDWDGVFIMTTK